The Silene latifolia isolate original U9 population chromosome 4, ASM4854445v1, whole genome shotgun sequence region TTTAACCTGTGAAGTTCTTCTGTTTATCTCTGAACACTTAAAACGGAGGTATTTGTCCTAATTTAAAACACGTTAAATATCATATCACATGAATATATAGGACAATGTCTTAAGCTTTCATCATATTCATCCATGTGGGTATATTTAACCTGTGAAGTTCTTCTGTTTATCTCTGAACACAAGTTGTCTTAAGTTCGAAACGAAGTGAGTACATTTTAAATGGTAGAGCCGTAGAGACTAGACCTTACACAAAACCAAACCGACTGACCAAAAAAAGCTAATCCGAGACCTAAAATTGACTCGAACACAACTCTCGAATGTGATCTGAAACACGAAATGACCCGTCCCATCTGAACATGACCCGAATTTCTGATCCTGAATTGATCCAACCCGAAATGACCGATTCGAAACTACTCAACCTGACAATGACCGGACAAAATACTAACTCtagttaacaaaaaaaaaagaattgaaatgaCTAGATTAAAAGCAcatttaatattatttatgttaaaaaaaaaacaattatcaaaattaaattaaaaacatAATTATACTAACGTACTTTTTTTCTTTTAATCATCGACCTTAAAATGACTCGGATCCGAAATAACCCGATCTGTTTGACCCGAAAATGGCCCACCAATTTACCCGAAAAACACCCGAAATTCAAAATAATCCGACCCAAATTGACCCAGTAATATGGCGGATCCAAACTAACCCGACTCAAATTAGCTCGACTCAAACCCTACCCAATTAACCTACTTATCAAGTCTAGTAGAGACAAGAGACGAAGTCAAACACAGCCCTAGATTCAGTGAAAAATAAAACGGAAAATAAATCGCAAAAACTCGTATTCTACACAAGGATTACGTGACAACTGTTTTACCAAAAAAAATGTTGATATAAAAAAAGGAATAATATCCAATGGCGATAAACCAACCATTACCTTATCTGACAGCCAGTAATCTTATCAAATCCCATCCATTTTTCCATAAACCAACTAATTtccaaataattaaaaaaataaattaaactccATCCAATCACAATCctttaaataaatataatatatataaCCCCCCTCGTACGGACCCCCTCACCTCATCTCACCATTATAGATATTCCTTCAAAACCCTCCTTTCCTTTCCCTTCCTTCTATctactcttccatctttctcTCCCTTctactttttctctctctaagaGTCGTTACGACTTTAcgataatcaatcaatcaattaatcaatgACGGAAACAAATACCGCTGGCGGACGCAACGAAATTATGTTGTTCGGCGTCCGCCTTGTGGTTGACTCTATGAGAAAAAGTGTTTCTCTTAATAATCTTTCTCAGTATCAACACCGTCTCGATGCCGAAACCGATAACGCTAAGTTAACCGCCGCCACCGCGAGTAACGCTGTTATTGATTACGCTTCCGCTGATGAAGCTGTCGTTCACCGACAATCATCTCCTACTGTCGCTGCTGTTAACCGTGAGCGTAAACGAGGTACACATCGGAATATACTTTCTCCGTTCCAGTCAATAGTTATATTACTTCCTCTGTTACGATCATTTTTTTTTAAacgtattttaatttaatttaaacaaaatgattgagacggagagaCTATTTGACTTTATTGTTAGGATGATTTTATTGATTGAGACGGAAGGAGCATTAATCATGATTCTTGTGAAAAAAAACAGTTAACAAAAGTATTAATTGTGTGAAATAGGATATTAATTAAGGTATTAATTGCGAAGAATTGTTAGATTTGATTGATGATTAACTGATTAAGTAAATTGATGATGATTTGTTGTTGTGATTGATGAATGTAGGAGTACCGTGGACGGAGGAAGAACACAAGCTGTTCTTAGTTGGATTACAGAAAGTAGGAAAGGGAGATTGGCGAGGTATTTCGAGAAATTACGTCAAAACTCGAACGCCGACTCAAGTGGCTAGTCATGCTCAGAAATACTTTCTTCGTCGGAGTAATCTTAATCGCCGTCGTCGTCGATCTAGTCTCTTTGATATCACTACTGATTCTGtaatttttctttcttcttttcaacTCAAATCATTGTTTTCTCGACATTTTTCGATTAATCTGAACTATAACGATTGTTATTGTTTGATTACAGGTTCCTGCAAGTTCATCAAATGATCAGATGAGTAAAGAGAATCAATCGACATTAATGCAATCGAGTTTTGAAGAGCCAAAGGTTAAATTTACGATATCTCCATCGCCGATCTACGATCCAACTCCAGCTAATAGCAGCAACATGTCAATGATGAACTTCGATCTAAACACGAATACAAACATGAACACGAATAAGAATTCGAGTTCATTGTCACTCAATCTATCTCTGTCTATGTCGACCGAGACGGCTAATTCAACGTTTCAGGTTATGCAAGGTTTCCGTAATCAGGAAGGGATGATTACCGTGGTGTAGTAGCTTGATCATCAAGTTTTTCTTGTTTTAGTTAATTTGTTACTACTTCGtatctgattaattaattaactggTGGATGAATGTTTAACAATTGATAAATCGATAATAATCGATGATTTAAGAGTTTCTTTTGTTGGTTGATGAATTTGTAATGCTGATTAAGAGAAAACAATGATTTAGTAAGTTTAGTTCATTTAGATGGATTATCCGTAATTATTATAATGCTAATTTAAAGTCGAATATTTCAagatcaactttttttttttcccaaCTTTAACTTTGTGGTCTTATAAATGGCAAGTTGCAATCGATCTACAATAAGTGAGTAACTACACAAtggtaaattttattttaaatttcaATGTCGCGCTTATAGTAGTTGTATTTCTGGTATATTCATTTTAATTGAATTATTGTTCGATTATTGAATAAAATAAATATGATCaaattaattttgtaaaaaataTTTGATAAATAAGTAAAACAAAACTTCAGATTTAGTTGACCGTAACTTCAACGTTGGTTCATTGATGGTGATGAAAGTCAAACTTCAATCTAGtcaataaaattttaaaaattaatgAACAAACATATAAACGACAACATATCTTTTTTGGATTAAGAGATTAGGTGAATGGATGCCGAAAGTTGCATACTTGCATGACAATAAGAGCTTAGGTTGATGGAGACCAATTTTTCTTTTCGGTGTTGTAAGTTGTAACGAAATGTACACTTACTCACATCACCGTAAATTAAGAAGAGATGAATGAATTAAAACCAGTGACCTAAATCTATACGATCGGAATCGTTCCTTTGATAATATATTGACCAAACAAATATGCATTGGATTTAAGATTCTAGGAGTAATTAATTTGGTAGTACACTCTTACTTAATAAAGTGTTACTcctattaattgtgtgattaaaGCTTGTTGTCAAAGAGTCAATATCAGCCTCTCAATTAAAGATTTGCTACCTATAATGATGTGGGTTAGAGATAATATGGGGTGTGTGTCGTATGTTATCCAAACTCTTTGACAATAAATCGGAATAGCATTGTTTTGCGCATTTGCTTGGTCTAATGGCCATCCATAGGCCGAGAATATATTGCCTCGATTCACTCAATTGCTTGTGCCACTACTCGATAATGCAAGGATGTGGTATCTATTTTTACGGGTGAAAAATAAAAGTGAATGGTACATATTCCTATTTAAGAGACTTATTTATATagctgagcaaaaaatccgattattcAAACTGATTTGATCtgaatttttggatatccgatccgaaacttaagtttggtttggatatctgatccgaaatctttggttttgctttggatatggatattagaattaaaacatttggatatccgttCCGATCCGCAACTTTgtttttctagtataatttcgagaaaataattttttatttgatacaacaacttaattaatatttaaaatattagagaaataattaagtgctacttaaattttatgtcgagaataTTGGATTAAGAATACAAAAGAAAGTCATCATGTAAAACAATAAATATAATCGTGTtttaaacttaattttaaagtaaattcaaaagtatggatatccgatggatatccgcatccgatccgattattttgggtACCCAAACATTGGATATCCGATatatttggtttggatattggatatctaatttcaggatttttaatatggatacccgatccgaactagcactttggatcagatacccgatccgtactctgccctacAGTTGTTCATCCGTTTTAGGCTTAAAGTGAGttatgttgagtttatggattcaagtacctaagagggggagggggtgaattaggtactatttaaaaaattataacttcaactttattgaattaaagtgagttatgaggacaaaagagatgagaagatactttgaataatattgaaagactaaacaagtatcacgataaatgtttgctgaagtatgaaagtaacaatcgttctgactgtagctatttgtctcagtttgtggaatacgactgcagaccaaatgtgacagtatgatgaactgttacttcgtaggtttagcaaagcaaaacaaacaaacaaaataaattgcagcggaaataaagtaaaacaatagaacacgagatttttgaattggttcggcaataaactcaagtgcctacgtccaatctacctttttattgctttcttttagtgatctactccgacaactaaaagacccttacaataaaagaaaccaacctactccggttgtaaagctagtacaagaactacttcgttcttatgacaagctaactcgcaacctactccggttgccaagagttaaagactactccgtcctaaactctactaacacacttagaatgttataggatcaagtttccactaacatattcttagcaaagaatagagatggacaacttttacaagatcaacaattcttaagcaagagagtttagtattataaagtaacagtagccacgactgtagcaacttgaagacttttaaaggtttttgcaaagactcacgatttttaagctttaaaaacaatttgcaaagttggaaaaattatttcagaaaagtcttgggatTTTATGAGGAGGATggctcgccttttatagaggaaatgggtgaggaggttgttagggttttgaagggtcaaagaccacacatgtgaaagacatttgcaaccacccaaaacttgcaccaaagagggctcttttgcaaaggcaagaatagagaaagagtgtttgaaagatatccttaaaagctcatgcaaattcagaaaacaaagagagaaaagacaagtcacatgatatCAAGTTAACACTAAAGTGGCAAAAAGcattttttgttttcttaaagaaccaaagggttgaatttgcataaagaggaaatattttgaaattaataataattcaaaccactctttattgaagatcATCTCCTAATAAAATCTGAAGTTTTATCTTTGAAgaataagagtcacgtgaaagctttttaaaagataaaaagggcttcaagttttacgaattgtggcaacaatccaagcagctgttttctaatgaaagcaacagtcgacttgactgtttctattactctatgatactctactttctcgcttgtacattagatgacactaagactcaatataaagggatgattaacaacttcaacacttcttaatccaagcttgattacatcaataatcctgaaaaggtaaactaagataatacaaatcaaatgggcatgtcatcatcaaccataaggaacccaacaagtTAAATATTATGAATATAGAGAAAACTAGCAGATTTGTCTTATAACCACAATTTAGTATGATACTTAATCCGTTTTATTGTTAAAAACATCTATATTAaaacacaaataggattatacatctagttgtaccataagcatggtacaaccatggtataagaattcgagcttataatgtgtaaatggatgagttcaatacttttttataaagctcatattctttaacataaaactcagatactttatcacaaagctaAGATTCTACatcgtacaacatatacaactggttgtataatcaaTGAATTAATATTAAAGGAGATTAACTGAACTTTTACGTGCTTTTTTTAGTTGGTCATTTACTTTTGTGGTTGAACTAATTTGACTTGgagattattttttttttttggatttttctatATGATAACTCTGTGTTTTTTCAAATTCTACATGGTAACCCTGTTCTTTAGAGAACACACATGGTAACCCTCAACTCTATTAATACGTATCGCCGTGACCCTAAACTTTTTTTCCGTCAATTTTGTCCGTTAAGTATGTGACGTGACCAATTAAACTTTGAGATTTTCTACATGGTAACCctatatttttaaaaataatacaaGATAACCCTACTTTTTCTACAAATCACGTTCTTAAAAACATAATCCGTTAATTAATCTTCTTTTCACAGTTTTACTCAATTACATCCAACTTGTCAAATCCACCCTCATTACCTTCAATTAACCAAGTTTTAAAAGAAAAATCTAGTAAGAACTTTGTTGGATATTAAAAAATTCCCGACAAGATATTCTAAATACCAAAGTAATAAAAGTACTCAATACCGAGCATTATAATaatcaatccaaattttgattcATAggtttaatctaattaatttttttttcgaaacttcATCAAATACCCAAAATTGAACAAACACAACAATGACTCATTTCAATTATTCGACAAATTGGCACAATAAAGTTTGATACAATTGAAAGTTTGATACAATTGAAGAGTGGAGACTCATTTGTAAACAATGGGCTTAATAGTGGATttctttattaattattaattgaaCCTGATTTGAAGATTCATGATAATGATACCTTAAAGAGATAATGATACTGAGAGTTGACATTTTTTCTAAGTAATCGAGTAAAAAACGTGCTAAGAAATAAATTGAGGAACTAAGGACGTACTTTTAAGAGTGTTTCTTTTGtaaaaataaacacaaaaaacaaatagAGTTTTCTTGTAGAATTTAAAAGAAAAACATAGGGTTACATTGTAGAAATCTAAAATCCAATTGGCCACGTCATATACTTAACGGAAAATATTGATGGAAAAAAAAGTTTAAGGTCACGCCAATACGTATTAATAAAGTTGAGGGTTACCATGTGTGTTATCTGAAAATTAGGGTTACCATGTAGAATTTGAAAAAATACAGGGTTACTTTATAGAAAAATCCTATTTAT contains the following coding sequences:
- the LOC141652667 gene encoding transcription factor MYB1R1, translated to MTETNTAGGRNEIMLFGVRLVVDSMRKSVSLNNLSQYQHRLDAETDNAKLTAATASNAVIDYASADEAVVHRQSSPTVAAVNRERKRGVPWTEEEHKLFLVGLQKVGKGDWRGISRNYVKTRTPTQVASHAQKYFLRRSNLNRRRRRSSLFDITTDSVPASSSNDQMSKENQSTLMQSSFEEPKVKFTISPSPIYDPTPANSSNMSMMNFDLNTNTNMNTNKNSSSLSLNLSLSMSTETANSTFQVMQGFRNQEGMITVV